From Alteribacter keqinensis, one genomic window encodes:
- a CDS encoding heptaprenylglyceryl phosphate synthase codes for MLEYQDWKHVFKLDPNKEIDDEALEAICESGTDAVIVGGTDGVTEDNTLDLLMRIRRYSVACALEVSNLDAVTPGFDYYLIPSVLNTKNADWMNGRHHEAIKDLGPIMNWDEVLSEAYCILNGDAKVAKLTEAVTSLDEDDVIAYARMTEHLIHMPIFYLEYSGTYGNPEFVKAAKNVLKTTKLFYGGGITNKAQAAEMAEHADTVVVGNVIYTDLKQALKTVDAVKK; via the coding sequence ATGCTTGAATATCAGGACTGGAAGCATGTTTTTAAACTGGATCCGAATAAAGAAATAGACGATGAAGCCCTCGAGGCCATTTGTGAATCAGGAACGGACGCAGTGATCGTTGGCGGAACAGACGGTGTTACTGAAGACAACACGCTTGATCTTTTGATGCGCATCCGCCGCTACTCGGTGGCCTGTGCCCTTGAAGTGTCCAATCTGGATGCTGTTACACCCGGGTTTGACTACTACCTGATCCCATCTGTTCTCAATACGAAAAACGCGGACTGGATGAACGGCCGCCATCATGAGGCGATTAAAGATCTCGGCCCCATCATGAACTGGGATGAAGTACTCTCGGAAGCTTATTGTATTTTAAATGGGGATGCGAAAGTAGCAAAGCTGACAGAAGCGGTCACGTCCCTCGATGAAGACGATGTGATTGCCTATGCCCGAATGACGGAGCACCTTATTCACATGCCGATCTTTTATCTAGAATACAGCGGAACCTACGGAAATCCGGAATTTGTAAAAGCCGCGAAAAACGTTCTGAAGACTACAAAGCTCTTTTACGGCGGTGGGATTACAAACAAAGCCCAGGCAGCCGAAATGGCGGAACATGCCGATACGGTCGTTGTGGGGAACGTCATTTATACCGATTTAAAGCAGGCATTAAAAACCGTTGATGCCGTCAAAAAGTGA
- a CDS encoding adenine deaminase C-terminal domain-containing protein, with translation MSNQPIQWSKKQIREQLEVVKGNLPPTKVIENAKWLNSITKKWNSGNIWIHRDRIVYVGSDMPSCTDGTDIENVNGAPVVPGYIEHHAHPFQLYHPLSLARYASERGTTTLISDNMKLFLHLPKKKAFTFIEELQKSPVLMLWWARYDAQTALNEQDKYFSYKNVMDWLHHPYVVQGGELTDWPSVLNGDDAMLQWMQETKAKGMPIEGHLPGAGEKTLTQMALTGVDCDHEAMTGEELLRRLNLGYTCSMRYSSIRPDLPGLLDTVREEGLSSSDKLLMTTDGSPPKVMQEGVMDRVIQLAIDKDIPFIDAINMCTYNVARHYRLDHVLGMIAPGRLANINILQSETDPTPVSVLGKGEWIVKDNEVLNHIPDPEWPRFGFKPFTLSWDLTMEDLQFSMPLGIEMVNDVIMKPYRPEVDLMSDEIGGKKDECYFVLADRHGKWRVNTVIKGFADSLYGMASSYSNTGDIILIGKSKEGLLDAFQALKNQGGGIVVVGEEGTEASIPLVINGALSDKELKDIAAEEEHLVRVLSEKGYAYEDPVYSLLFFSATHLPYVRVTQKGIYDVKQKKVLFPSIMR, from the coding sequence ATGTCCAATCAACCAATACAATGGTCAAAAAAACAAATACGCGAGCAGCTGGAAGTAGTCAAAGGAAATCTTCCGCCTACGAAAGTGATTGAAAATGCAAAATGGCTGAACAGTATCACGAAAAAGTGGAACTCCGGGAATATCTGGATCCACCGTGACCGGATCGTGTACGTAGGTTCTGACATGCCTTCTTGTACTGACGGTACAGACATTGAAAACGTGAACGGTGCCCCTGTTGTGCCGGGTTATATTGAACATCATGCACATCCATTTCAGTTATATCATCCCCTGAGCCTTGCCAGGTATGCATCAGAAAGAGGAACAACCACCCTCATCAGTGATAACATGAAGCTGTTTTTACATTTACCAAAAAAGAAAGCGTTTACATTTATAGAGGAGCTGCAGAAATCTCCCGTACTCATGCTCTGGTGGGCAAGGTACGATGCCCAGACTGCACTCAATGAACAGGACAAATACTTTTCCTATAAAAATGTGATGGACTGGCTTCATCACCCATATGTTGTACAAGGGGGAGAATTAACCGACTGGCCTTCCGTTCTTAACGGTGATGACGCAATGCTTCAATGGATGCAGGAAACAAAGGCAAAAGGCATGCCGATTGAGGGACACCTTCCAGGGGCGGGGGAAAAAACCCTCACACAAATGGCCCTCACAGGTGTGGACTGCGATCATGAGGCAATGACCGGCGAGGAGCTGTTGCGGCGTCTGAATCTTGGGTATACCTGTTCCATGCGGTACTCTTCGATTCGCCCTGATCTGCCCGGCCTTCTTGATACGGTGAGAGAAGAAGGTTTAAGCAGCAGTGACAAACTGCTAATGACAACGGACGGCTCGCCTCCAAAGGTCATGCAGGAAGGGGTCATGGACCGCGTTATCCAGCTTGCCATCGACAAAGATATTCCATTTATTGATGCCATTAACATGTGCACGTATAATGTAGCAAGACACTACCGCCTTGACCACGTCCTCGGAATGATTGCACCAGGGAGACTGGCAAACATCAACATCCTCCAGTCTGAAACCGATCCGACCCCTGTTTCTGTTCTTGGAAAAGGAGAATGGATTGTAAAGGACAACGAAGTGTTAAATCACATTCCTGACCCTGAATGGCCACGTTTTGGATTCAAGCCGTTTACACTCAGCTGGGACCTGACAATGGAAGACCTCCAGTTTTCCATGCCCCTTGGAATTGAAATGGTTAATGATGTCATCATGAAACCGTACCGCCCGGAAGTGGATCTGATGAGTGATGAGATCGGCGGGAAAAAGGATGAATGTTATTTTGTTCTGGCAGACCGACACGGAAAATGGCGTGTAAACACCGTGATTAAAGGATTCGCAGACAGTCTTTACGGCATGGCCAGCTCCTACTCCAATACAGGAGACATCATTTTGATCGGAAAAAGTAAAGAAGGTCTTCTCGACGCATTTCAGGCACTCAAGAACCAGGGTGGAGGCATCGTTGTTGTAGGGGAAGAAGGAACCGAAGCTTCGATTCCCCTGGTTATTAACGGCGCCCTATCGGATAAAGAGCTCAAAGATATTGCCGCAGAAGAAGAGCATCTCGTCCGCGTACTTTCTGAAAAAGGCTATGCCTATGAAGACCCGGTGTATTCGCTTCTTTTCTTCTCGGCTACACACCTGCCGTATGTGAGGGTCACCCAAAAAGGGATTTATGATGTGAAACAGAAAAAAGTACTCTTTCCTTCGATTATGCGTTAA
- a CDS encoding YerC/YecD family TrpR-related protein: MQINKLRGKELDQLFNAILSLKDSEECYQFFDDLCTMNEIQSLAQRLEVARMLMDGDTYQKIEKDTGASTATISRVKRCINYGNDGYRMALDRVKEEQEAK, from the coding sequence ATGCAAATCAACAAATTAAGAGGAAAAGAACTCGATCAGCTCTTTAATGCGATTCTAAGCCTAAAAGACTCTGAAGAATGCTATCAATTCTTCGATGATCTTTGTACGATGAACGAAATTCAATCCCTTGCCCAGCGTTTGGAAGTGGCACGCATGCTGATGGACGGGGACACGTATCAGAAGATCGAAAAAGACACGGGGGCGAGCACCGCCACGATCTCCCGGGTAAAACGGTGCATTAACTACGGAAATGACGGCTATCGCATGGCACTGGATCGGGTCAAAGAAGAACAGGAAGCAAAATAA
- a CDS encoding DUF3048 domain-containing protein: MIASKKRVFLCGAIACMLLTGACSKNEATGTELDEADDIAAETTVDEDEDPVIENAPYTEPLTGIGTEEELTRSAFGVMIENSTHARPQTGLYQADVVYEVLSEASITRFLAFYHSQEPDTIGPVRSARDYYVHLNKGYGAIYVSAGGSPDGLALAEGGYVPFISGLAYDGRYFTRSSDRSAPHNMYTSFSNLEAAAEKLGYDMNNVPPSLPYTSDQSEGKKADRFEVKYGSTSNNVQYAYDDELGGFRRSNGGVPTEDAANGTPVAPKNVFVLEASHRVIDDAGRRDIDLSSGGKAYLFQEGVMQELEWRNENGVILPYKDNEPAGFVPGQTWINIVPKENGGLSSHVAIEGME, encoded by the coding sequence ATGATTGCAAGTAAAAAGCGGGTGTTTTTATGCGGTGCCATTGCGTGTATGTTACTAACCGGAGCCTGCAGTAAAAATGAAGCAACCGGAACCGAATTAGATGAAGCAGACGATATAGCAGCAGAAACAACAGTAGACGAGGACGAAGACCCTGTAATCGAAAACGCCCCTTACACTGAACCGTTAACAGGAATCGGAACGGAAGAAGAACTGACCCGAAGTGCTTTTGGTGTGATGATTGAAAACTCCACCCATGCCAGACCCCAGACGGGACTTTATCAGGCGGATGTGGTTTACGAAGTGCTGTCAGAAGCGAGCATCACACGATTTCTCGCTTTCTACCACAGTCAGGAGCCTGACACCATCGGTCCTGTAAGAAGTGCCCGGGATTATTATGTTCATTTAAATAAAGGATACGGCGCCATTTATGTATCAGCCGGAGGGAGTCCAGACGGCCTGGCCCTTGCTGAAGGCGGCTATGTTCCTTTTATCAGCGGACTCGCCTATGACGGGCGTTACTTTACCCGCTCATCAGACCGCAGTGCCCCGCACAATATGTATACAAGTTTTTCAAACCTTGAAGCAGCTGCAGAAAAACTCGGCTATGATATGAACAATGTTCCGCCGTCACTTCCCTACACTTCCGATCAGTCCGAGGGTAAAAAGGCGGACCGTTTTGAAGTGAAATACGGCAGTACAAGCAATAACGTTCAATACGCTTACGATGATGAACTTGGCGGGTTCCGCCGTTCAAACGGGGGCGTACCGACAGAAGACGCAGCCAACGGCACGCCTGTTGCACCGAAAAACGTCTTCGTACTGGAAGCCTCACACCGGGTCATTGACGACGCCGGTAGACGGGATATCGATCTTTCGTCGGGAGGGAAAGCGTACCTCTTTCAAGAAGGAGTAATGCAAGAGCTTGAATGGCGCAATGAAAACGGCGTTATTCTTCCATATAAAGATAACGAGCCTGCAGGTTTTGTACCTGGCCAGACATGGATTAACATTGTTCCGAAAGAAAACGGAGGGCTTTCTTCGCACGTGGCGATTGAAGGTATGGAGTAG